The Coleofasciculus sp. FACHB-1120 DNA segment CGGAATTCCCTTAACCACCTTGGATGAAGCCGATCGGATTGATATTGCCATTGATGGAGCCGATGAAGTCGATCCGCAGCACAATTTGATTAAAGGGGGCGGTGCTGCTCACACCCAGGAAAAGATAGTAGATTGTTTGGCAGAGCAATTTATCGTCGTGGTTGATAGTTCCAAGCTAGTTGACAAGCTGGGTTCCACCTTTCGCGTGCCCGTAGAGGTAATTCCGATGGCGATGACACCCGTGATGCGGGCGCTCGAAAAGCTAGGCGGTAAGCCAGAACTGCGGATGGGCGTCAAAAAAGCAGGTCCTGTCGTCACCGATCAAGGCAATCTGGTCATTGATGTAAAATTTGACACCCTTGATAATCCTGGAGAACTCGAAAAGACGCTCAATAATATCCCTGGCGTTTTGGAAAATGGTTTATTTGTAGGCGTCACAGATTTGGTTTTAGTGGGCGAAGTGGTAGATGGGAAGCCCATTGTGCGAGAAGCTTAATCTTCTTTTGCGAGCCTCTGAGCAAAATTACTAATCTGCTCCTCAGGATTTTGTCTCTTTTCCCGTGCGAGACAAAATCCGGCCCTATCCTGGTTTCAGGGATTTTCTTGTTTATGCTAACTTCTAGCGATCGCAGCAGCTTAAACTCGGATTTTTAACGATTTCTCCTTAGCACAGCTACCTGATAGTTGGGCTTGAGAATCTCCTGTCCTCCCCAACTAATATTGCAATTGCTACCGATAATTTTTCCGGGATGGACGCCCTGCTGGTGAGATGCCCGACAGATAAATTGATCTCGATCTGCTTCGATACCACCAGCGATCGCACCTACTGGCACCCGTCCGTTCGATGCTGCTATCCAAACAATCCGAAGGCTTTGCGGCGCGGTTAAAACTTCATAGAAAGGGCTGAGAATTTCCTTTCCTCCCCAACCAAAATTGCAATTCTCGGCGACAACTTTTCCCAGATGCACGCCACCGTTATATTCGGCGCGACAGATATACAAACGACGCCCCGGTTCAGACCCACCGACCATGGCATTGGCTGGGATTTCTCCATTCGATGCGCCTACCCAATTCAAAGCTCCTTCGGAACTGGGGCGATTCTGAGCCAGAATCGCCGAACTCAATGTTAGCAACCCGATTACTGGTAGAAAAGATAAAAAGGTAGCGCGAACAACGTTTGCAAGCATCATCAATTACCCTAAAAATAGTTGTGCTTAACTACAGGCACAATGCAGTAGTTTTCTTATGTATTTAGTAAGATGCAGTATCGGCGATTTGGGCGTACGGAATTACAAATGCCCGTGTTTTCTTGTGGAGGGATGCGCTATCAGTTTAAGTGGCAGGATGTCCCCGGATGGCGAATTCCCCGTGATAACCAACAAAATGTAGAAGCAACGATTCGCCGAGCCTTAGAAGTCGGAATTAATCACATTGAAACTGCCCGTGGCTACGGCACCTCCGAGATGCAGTTGGGGCGGATTTTGCCAACTTTTCCCCGTGAAAAACTGATTGTACAGACGAAAATCAGTCCTAAAGCAGACGCTAAAGAATTCCGCCAAGAATTTGAGAAGTCGCTGGCTTATTTAAAGCTAGATTACGTTGATTTGCTGTCGCTACACGGGATTAATAACGCCGATTTGTTGCACGATAGCATTAAACCGGGTGGCTGTCTGGAGGTGGCGCGACAGCTACAAGATCGAGGTAAAGCTCGGTTTATTGGCTTCTCGACTCACGGGCCGAGTGATGTGATTGTGGAGGCAATTGAGACGAACCAGTTTGACTA contains these protein-coding regions:
- the rpiA gene encoding ribose-5-phosphate isomerase RpiA; this translates as MSAEQDPVKVMKQEVGKAAAARVQSGMIVGLGTGSTTAYAIESLGDRLKSGDLKDIKGIPTSFQASVLAKQYGIPLTTLDEADRIDIAIDGADEVDPQHNLIKGGGAAHTQEKIVDCLAEQFIVVVDSSKLVDKLGSTFRVPVEVIPMAMTPVMRALEKLGGKPELRMGVKKAGPVVTDQGNLVIDVKFDTLDNPGELEKTLNNIPGVLENGLFVGVTDLVLVGEVVDGKPIVREA
- a CDS encoding DUF3421 domain-containing protein produces the protein MMLANVVRATFLSFLPVIGLLTLSSAILAQNRPSSEGALNWVGASNGEIPANAMVGGSEPGRRLYICRAEYNGGVHLGKVVAENCNFGWGGKEILSPFYEVLTAPQSLRIVWIAASNGRVPVGAIAGGIEADRDQFICRASHQQGVHPGKIIGSNCNISWGGQEILKPNYQVAVLRRNR